A part of Thermococcus sp. SY098 genomic DNA contains:
- a CDS encoding serine protein kinase RIO — protein MERFDREIAEILGLDERREKDSELFKVFSEVFDKTTVETLSYFHRRGKIEQLLGVISTGKEANVFMGTDSKGNKIAVKIYRTYTTEFRRIWEYLAADPRVGYLPKDIRKLVFIWTRREFKNLQRAMKYAVRAPEPIAFRNNILIMEFIGDETPAPRLKDVEKVLEKRDFEELYEFSMSAIERLWKRGDMVHGDLSEYNILIWEKPVIIDWSQATVKRNRMSLTLLHRDLRNIINYFGRKGVAVDDLEEKFKELTGD, from the coding sequence ATGGAGAGATTTGATAGGGAGATTGCAGAGATACTTGGATTAGACGAGCGTAGGGAAAAGGACAGCGAATTGTTCAAAGTTTTCAGCGAGGTATTTGACAAAACAACCGTTGAAACCTTAAGCTACTTTCACAGAAGGGGCAAAATAGAGCAGCTCCTTGGAGTGATCTCAACAGGTAAAGAGGCAAATGTATTCATGGGAACTGACAGCAAAGGCAACAAGATAGCAGTTAAAATCTACCGCACCTACACAACGGAATTCAGAAGAATCTGGGAGTATTTAGCAGCTGATCCAAGGGTTGGCTACCTTCCCAAGGACATAAGAAAGCTCGTCTTTATCTGGACAAGGAGAGAGTTCAAGAATCTGCAGAGAGCAATGAAATATGCTGTTAGAGCCCCAGAGCCAATTGCTTTCCGCAACAACATCTTAATAATGGAGTTCATTGGAGATGAAACTCCTGCACCGCGCTTAAAAGATGTGGAGAAGGTACTGGAAAAGAGAGACTTCGAAGAGCTTTATGAGTTCTCGATGAGTGCAATAGAGAGGCTCTGGAAGAGAGGGGATATGGTTCACGGCGATTTAAGCGAGTATAATATCTTAATTTGGGAAAAGCCTGTAATAATTGACTGGTCTCAGGCAACTGTGAAGAGAAACAGGATGAGCTTAACTCTGCTGCATCGTGATTTGAGGAATATCATCAATTACTTCGGTAGGAAAGGGGTTGCTGTTGATGATCTTGAGGAGAAGTTCAAAGAGCTGACAGGTGATTGA
- the thiM gene encoding hydroxyethylthiazole kinase: protein MEWITKALEKVRKRKPLVQNITNFVVMNTTANVLLALGASPVMAHARDELEDMLRIADSLVVNIGTLDEHWISSMEKAVKIASELKKPIVLDPVGAGATKLRTETALKLLEIGSITILRGNFGEIAALLGEHGKTRGVDSAAYEKDRAKELAFIAAREFNTVVAVTGPVDYVSDGKGVYAVYNGSEMLGRITGTGCMVTAITGAFAAVEEPLRAAVSALVVFGIAAEKAYEEAKYPGSFHVKIYDWLYRIDGELIIERAKVRKVEP, encoded by the coding sequence ATGGAGTGGATAACTAAAGCTTTGGAAAAAGTTAGAAAAAGAAAACCTCTCGTTCAGAACATTACAAACTTTGTAGTGATGAACACAACCGCTAACGTCCTCTTGGCCCTTGGAGCTTCACCTGTGATGGCACATGCCAGAGATGAGCTTGAGGATATGCTGAGGATAGCGGATTCCCTTGTGGTTAATATTGGAACCCTCGATGAGCATTGGATTTCCTCAATGGAAAAAGCTGTTAAAATTGCCAGTGAGTTGAAAAAGCCCATAGTTCTTGACCCAGTTGGAGCTGGAGCCACTAAGCTGAGAACCGAAACAGCTCTAAAACTCCTTGAGATAGGCAGTATAACGATCCTCCGCGGCAATTTTGGTGAAATAGCGGCTTTACTTGGTGAACATGGAAAAACAAGAGGTGTTGATTCAGCAGCATATGAAAAGGATAGAGCTAAAGAATTGGCTTTCATTGCGGCAAGGGAGTTCAACACTGTTGTGGCTGTTACTGGGCCCGTTGATTATGTGAGCGATGGCAAGGGAGTTTACGCAGTATATAACGGCAGTGAGATGTTAGGGAGGATCACGGGAACAGGGTGTATGGTCACTGCAATAACCGGTGCCTTTGCAGCTGTTGAAGAACCTCTGAGAGCTGCTGTATCCGCCTTGGTAGTCTTTGGAATCGCGGCTGAGAAAGCCTATGAGGAAGCCAAATACCCGGGGAGTTTCCATGTAAAGATCTATGACTGGCTCTACAGAATAGACGGGGAGTTAATAATTGAACGGGCGAAGGTGAGGAAAGTTGAACCTTAG
- a CDS encoding KH domain-containing protein, which yields MGDEFDKLVKKYEYVDKEGERRSEFGESIDYEAFGEQEEFVRIPKERIGVLIGKKGSIKKKIEEITKTKIEVDSETGEVFISSTEKTDDPLAVWKARDVVMAIGRGFSPERAFRLFNEGEVLEIINLSDIIIGNEKNALPRIRGRIIGRKGRTREIIEEMSGADISVYGKTVAIIGNPIQVEIAKTAIEKLAKGSPHGTVYKYLERRKKDLELEGGVYYGKG from the coding sequence ATGGGAGATGAGTTTGATAAGCTGGTTAAAAAGTATGAATATGTTGATAAAGAAGGGGAGAGAAGAAGTGAGTTTGGGGAGAGCATAGATTATGAAGCCTTCGGCGAGCAGGAAGAATTTGTGAGAATTCCTAAAGAGAGAATTGGAGTTCTCATTGGAAAGAAAGGCTCAATCAAAAAGAAGATCGAGGAGATTACAAAGACCAAAATTGAAGTAGATAGTGAAACTGGTGAAGTTTTCATAAGCTCAACTGAAAAAACAGACGATCCATTAGCAGTATGGAAAGCAAGAGATGTTGTAATGGCTATTGGTAGGGGATTTTCACCCGAGAGAGCTTTCCGCTTGTTCAACGAAGGTGAAGTTCTTGAGATAATTAACTTAAGCGACATAATCATCGGAAACGAAAAGAATGCCCTGCCAAGAATCAGAGGGAGGATTATTGGTAGGAAAGGCAGGACAAGGGAAATCATTGAGGAAATGAGCGGTGCTGATATTAGTGTTTACGGTAAAACAGTTGCTATCATCGGGAACCCTATTCAAGTTGAGATTGCCAAAACTGCCATAGAAAAGCTGGCGAAGGGTTCCCCTCACGGAACGGTGTATAAGTATCTGGAAAGAAGAAAGAAGGATTTGGAGCTTGAAGGAGGCGTTTATTATGGCAAAGGCTAA
- a CDS encoding bifunctional hydroxymethylpyrimidine kinase/phosphomethylpyrimidine kinase, whose product MNIWEVSSVDERKYVKTALTIAGSDSGGGAGIEADLKTFSAFGVHGLVAITSVTAQNTQEVRAIYDVSPEVVAKQIEAVADDIGVDAAKTGMLSSAEIIKAVAKTVEKYEFPLVVDPVMIAKSGAPLLREDAVDALIEYVIPLAALVTPNKPEAEKLSGIKIETLEDAKKAAKIIVEELGAKAAIVKGGHLNLSEAVDVLYYDGKFREYRAPFVEGCTHGTGCSFSAAITANLAKGKRLEEAIKVAKEFITMGIFYGARIGKGHCPVNQNAWIEIPAEKWRVYESLTKAVRELERIGDRILPHVPEVGMNFVYALPRLYARTPKDVAGVKGRIVRFGNTVKAVGSVEFGASGYLARAVLKFMGFYPEIRSALNLRYSEELIKKAQKNGFRISFCDRRGELEKIKVKEEATIPRDIETAIERLSERPDIICPLGNWEGKALILIFGESPEDVLRKLKIIL is encoded by the coding sequence ATGAATATCTGGGAGGTGAGTAGTGTGGATGAGAGGAAGTATGTAAAAACAGCTCTAACGATAGCAGGGAGCGATAGTGGGGGAGGCGCTGGCATTGAGGCTGATCTTAAAACTTTTTCGGCCTTTGGAGTTCATGGCTTGGTGGCAATAACCTCTGTCACAGCTCAAAACACTCAAGAGGTTAGAGCGATTTATGATGTATCTCCAGAGGTTGTGGCAAAGCAGATTGAGGCGGTTGCAGATGATATTGGAGTTGATGCGGCTAAGACAGGAATGCTGAGCAGCGCTGAGATAATAAAGGCTGTCGCAAAGACTGTGGAGAAGTATGAATTCCCACTTGTGGTTGATCCAGTGATGATCGCTAAGAGCGGAGCTCCTCTTTTGAGAGAAGATGCAGTGGATGCCCTTATCGAATATGTGATACCTTTGGCAGCACTTGTAACGCCAAATAAGCCAGAAGCTGAAAAGCTGAGCGGTATTAAAATTGAAACTCTCGAGGATGCAAAAAAAGCTGCAAAGATTATTGTTGAAGAGCTGGGAGCGAAAGCGGCAATAGTGAAAGGCGGGCACTTAAATCTCAGTGAAGCCGTTGATGTGCTGTATTATGATGGGAAGTTTAGGGAATACAGAGCTCCTTTTGTTGAAGGCTGCACTCATGGAACCGGTTGCTCATTCTCAGCGGCGATAACTGCAAACTTAGCAAAGGGGAAGCGCTTAGAGGAAGCAATTAAGGTTGCAAAAGAGTTCATAACAATGGGCATCTTTTATGGTGCAAGAATTGGGAAAGGACACTGCCCAGTTAATCAAAACGCCTGGATTGAAATTCCAGCGGAGAAATGGCGGGTCTATGAAAGCCTAACAAAAGCTGTAAGGGAGCTCGAGAGAATCGGAGACAGAATTTTACCCCATGTACCAGAAGTAGGCATGAACTTTGTTTATGCGTTACCAAGGCTTTATGCAAGAACCCCCAAAGACGTGGCTGGGGTTAAGGGGCGTATTGTAAGATTTGGAAATACAGTAAAAGCAGTTGGCAGTGTAGAATTTGGAGCATCAGGCTATCTGGCAAGGGCAGTCTTAAAGTTCATGGGGTTTTATCCGGAGATTAGAAGTGCCCTTAATTTAAGATACAGCGAGGAATTGATAAAGAAAGCCCAAAAAAATGGATTTAGAATTTCATTCTGTGATAGACGGGGAGAGCTGGAAAAAATAAAGGTTAAAGAAGAAGCGACAATTCCCCGAGACATTGAAACAGCAATAGAAAGGCTGAGTGAAAGACCGGACATAATATGTCCTCTTGGCAATTGGGAAGGGAAAGCACTGATATTGATATTTGGGGAATCCCCAGAGGATGTGCTGAGGAAACTCAAAATTATTCTATGA
- the ftsY gene encoding signal recognition particle-docking protein FtsY → MFGKLKEKLSSFVDKVAQTEIKEKDVEEALWDLELELLEADVALEVVEELKEKIKKQLVGQKVKIGTDKKKIVEDAVRKAVLEVLTPERKINLLEMIKSKKEKPFVIVFVGFNGSGKTTTIAKLAHWLKKHGLSVVIAASDTFRAGAIEQVEEHARRVGVRVIKHRYGADPAAVAYDAIQHAKARGIDVVLIDTAGRNELNRNLMDEMKKIVRVTKPDLVIFVGDALAGNAIIEQARQFNEAVKIDGVILTKLDADARGGAALSISHAIGAPILFVGIGQGYDDLKEFDEKWMIEKIFGE, encoded by the coding sequence ATGTTTGGAAAGCTTAAAGAGAAGTTAAGCTCATTTGTTGATAAGGTTGCTCAAACTGAAATAAAGGAAAAAGACGTTGAAGAGGCACTATGGGATTTAGAACTGGAGCTTTTAGAGGCAGATGTTGCATTGGAGGTCGTCGAAGAGCTGAAGGAGAAAATCAAGAAACAGTTGGTTGGGCAAAAAGTCAAGATTGGGACTGATAAGAAAAAGATCGTCGAAGACGCTGTAAGGAAAGCTGTTCTTGAAGTTCTTACACCCGAAAGAAAAATCAACCTTCTTGAAATGATAAAATCCAAGAAAGAGAAGCCCTTTGTCATAGTGTTTGTTGGGTTTAATGGCTCTGGAAAGACAACAACTATAGCCAAGCTTGCTCATTGGCTCAAGAAACACGGCTTAAGTGTAGTGATAGCGGCAAGTGATACATTTAGAGCTGGAGCAATTGAGCAGGTAGAGGAGCATGCAAGGAGGGTTGGCGTTAGGGTAATTAAGCACCGCTATGGCGCTGATCCAGCTGCTGTGGCTTACGATGCAATCCAGCACGCAAAAGCGAGGGGCATTGATGTTGTTTTGATCGATACTGCTGGAAGAAACGAGCTGAACAGGAACCTTATGGATGAAATGAAAAAGATTGTTAGGGTTACAAAGCCTGACTTGGTAATCTTCGTTGGCGATGCCCTGGCAGGAAATGCTATAATTGAACAAGCGAGGCAGTTCAATGAAGCCGTGAAGATCGATGGGGTAATTCTTACAAAACTTGATGCCGATGCAAGAGGAGGAGCAGCGTTAAGTATAAGCCATGCAATTGGGGCACCGATACTCTTTGTGGGCATTGGGCAGGGGTATGATGACCTAAAAGAGTTCGATGAAAAGTGGATGATCGAGAAGATCTTTGGAGAATGA
- a CDS encoding ABC transporter permease, with protein MKADKLSNIIKPLLESLIAIIIGVVIGAVVLKVSGYSPVEAYVALVKGAVGSIYGWSMTLSSATPIILTGLTFAISARTGIFNIGAEGTVYFGAIAAIVFTNMFANPVLGLIGGIIAGILWALPAALLKVYRGVHEVISTIMLNWIAFYTALYLVLGPLANPNDPNKTLEVPTSARLPLLMKGSELSLAFIIAIVAAIITYYILWHTVLGFELRASGYNERAAQYGGINPKRAIIWSFVIGGIMSGLAGATEVMGRPPSYAISQGMANIYGYGFDGIGVSLVGRNHPIGIIFSGIFFGALKAGATYMQIDAGVPLEMVKVVQGIIVVAVAVPGLWDLVKKVVRR; from the coding sequence ATGAAAGCTGATAAGCTGTCAAACATTATAAAACCCCTACTTGAAAGCCTCATTGCAATCATTATTGGGGTTGTTATTGGAGCAGTGGTACTGAAGGTTTCCGGCTACAGTCCAGTGGAGGCATACGTTGCTCTTGTTAAAGGCGCTGTGGGATCTATTTACGGATGGTCGATGACGCTCAGCTCGGCCACCCCCATAATTCTCACTGGTTTAACTTTTGCAATAAGTGCCAGAACTGGAATATTCAACATAGGTGCTGAAGGTACAGTATATTTCGGTGCAATAGCGGCAATAGTCTTCACAAACATGTTTGCAAATCCTGTTCTGGGCTTGATAGGTGGAATAATTGCAGGGATACTGTGGGCTTTGCCAGCAGCACTCCTAAAAGTGTACAGGGGGGTCCACGAAGTCATATCCACTATCATGCTGAACTGGATTGCATTTTATACAGCATTGTATCTCGTTTTAGGGCCCTTAGCAAATCCAAATGACCCCAATAAAACCCTTGAAGTTCCTACAAGTGCGAGATTGCCGTTGCTGATGAAGGGAAGCGAGCTTTCACTTGCCTTTATCATTGCAATAGTGGCAGCGATCATAACTTACTACATCCTGTGGCATACGGTTCTTGGCTTTGAGCTGAGAGCAAGCGGGTACAATGAAAGGGCAGCACAATACGGTGGAATAAACCCAAAAAGGGCTATAATCTGGTCATTTGTCATCGGTGGAATAATGAGCGGACTTGCCGGGGCTACTGAAGTCATGGGGAGACCTCCAAGCTATGCTATAAGTCAGGGAATGGCAAACATATACGGGTACGGTTTCGATGGAATAGGTGTTTCTCTGGTTGGAAGAAATCATCCAATTGGCATAATCTTCAGCGGTATATTCTTTGGTGCACTTAAAGCTGGAGCAACATATATGCAGATAGATGCAGGGGTTCCACTTGAAATGGTTAAAGTTGTTCAGGGTATAATTGTTGTTGCCGTGGCAGTTCCGGGACTGTGGGACTTGGTTAAGAAGGTGGTGAGAAGATGA
- a CDS encoding BMP family ABC transporter substrate-binding protein: MKRSVLALFLIGVLAFSVVASGCIGGEKTTTPTQTQSSPAASSPAQTTTEEKPKLKGAIAVVYDIGGRGDLSFNDMAYMGASKAAKDFGLELKEVQSKSESDYLPNLRLLAQSGKYDLIIAVGFMMTDAVKQVADEFPNQKFAIVDGFIPDKPNVVSILFKENEGSALAGALAGLIAANDGKDKVGIVLGIEIPVLYKFEGGYRFGIKWAEDYYKKKTGKDVNIEVLYTYTGSFTDPAKGKTAAQAQLGQGAWVIYQVAGAVGLGVFDAVSEYLKSQGKEMGPPFAIGVDSAQDWIKPGVIIASMMKRVDVGVYKAVEMVVKGKWKGGIMELGLADGGVGLSTIDDVKAMFNSLPEDVKKKKLEELGLKSEDELFAKLEQTRKQVPDWIWQAVDELKQKIISGEIVVPKAFNKEQIEAIRNAKTWQEMEELAKKWEKSS, translated from the coding sequence ATGAAGAGGTCAGTGCTTGCTTTGTTTTTAATCGGTGTTTTGGCATTTAGTGTAGTTGCCAGTGGATGTATCGGTGGTGAAAAAACAACAACACCTACACAAACTCAATCATCTCCAGCAGCCTCCTCACCTGCACAGACAACAACAGAAGAGAAGCCGAAGCTTAAAGGTGCCATTGCTGTGGTTTATGACATTGGTGGTAGAGGAGATCTAAGCTTTAACGACATGGCGTACATGGGTGCATCAAAAGCAGCAAAAGACTTTGGTCTTGAACTTAAAGAAGTCCAGAGCAAGTCTGAAAGTGATTACTTGCCAAATCTCAGGCTACTTGCCCAGAGCGGTAAGTATGATCTAATCATAGCGGTTGGTTTCATGATGACTGATGCCGTCAAGCAGGTGGCAGATGAGTTCCCCAACCAGAAGTTCGCCATAGTAGATGGATTCATTCCGGACAAACCAAACGTTGTTAGCATTCTGTTCAAGGAGAATGAGGGTTCCGCGCTGGCAGGTGCACTTGCTGGGCTTATCGCTGCAAATGACGGCAAGGATAAAGTAGGTATTGTTCTTGGTATTGAAATCCCAGTTCTCTACAAGTTCGAAGGCGGTTACAGATTTGGAATCAAGTGGGCCGAGGATTACTACAAGAAGAAGACCGGAAAAGACGTTAACATTGAAGTTCTGTACACCTACACAGGCTCATTCACCGACCCAGCAAAAGGTAAGACCGCTGCCCAGGCTCAGCTCGGACAGGGTGCATGGGTTATCTACCAAGTCGCTGGTGCTGTAGGATTGGGTGTCTTTGATGCCGTCAGTGAGTACCTCAAGAGCCAAGGAAAAGAGATGGGACCACCATTTGCCATTGGTGTCGACTCAGCACAGGACTGGATCAAGCCAGGAGTAATCATTGCATCAATGATGAAGAGAGTTGATGTCGGTGTCTACAAGGCAGTTGAGATGGTCGTTAAGGGCAAATGGAAAGGAGGAATCATGGAGCTTGGCTTGGCTGATGGCGGTGTAGGCTTAAGCACAATTGATGACGTTAAGGCAATGTTCAACTCACTTCCAGAGGACGTTAAGAAGAAGAAGCTTGAGGAGCTTGGCTTGAAGAGCGAGGATGAGCTCTTTGCAAAACTTGAGCAGACAAGAAAGCAGGTCCCAGACTGGATCTGGCAGGCAGTGGATGAGCTGAAGCAAAAGATAATCAGTGGCGAAATAGTAGTTCCAAAGGCATTCAACAAAGAACAAATTGAAGCTATTAGAAACGCCAAGACTTGGCAGGAAATGGAAGAACTCGCTAAGAAGTGGGAGAAGAGCTCTTGA
- a CDS encoding ABC transporter ATP-binding protein: MEEVPIIDMKGIVKIYPDGTKALKGVDFSVKQGEIHGLLGENGAGKTTLMKILSGMLPPTEGKIYVKGREVQFKSPADALANGIGMVHQHFTLVEVFDALHNIILGMEGHGHFSKIDVDNARKKLQKLMDELNFQVPLDVPVENLPVGVQQRIEILKVLYRNVDVLILDEPTAVLTPIEVRELFDVLRTLKEQGKTIIFISHKLREVMEITDRVTVLRKGEVIGTVNTSEATPQLLARMMVGRDVVLRIQKPPKEPGEPILRVEDLWVKGDRGEDAVKGLSFEVRAGEIFGIAGVEGNGQTELIEAITGLRKIEKGKIILNGKDITGRPPKELYNLGVAHIPEDRTHMGLILDMTVAENAVLGLHWREEFTGILNSIRWSNVKEHAKKLIEKFDIVAPGVDAPVKSLSGGNQQKLIVAREVSKNPELIVASQPTRGVDVASTEYIRNYLVKLRNENKAVLLVSADLDEVLQLSDRMAIMYEGQFVGIVKPEEVTEEQIGLMMGGIKDES, encoded by the coding sequence ATGGAGGAAGTTCCCATCATAGACATGAAAGGCATTGTTAAAATCTACCCGGATGGAACTAAGGCTTTGAAAGGTGTAGATTTTTCAGTTAAGCAGGGTGAGATTCACGGTCTTTTGGGTGAGAATGGGGCTGGTAAAACAACTTTGATGAAAATTTTATCGGGAATGCTCCCACCAACAGAGGGTAAAATCTATGTTAAGGGTAGGGAAGTTCAATTTAAGAGCCCCGCTGATGCTCTTGCAAATGGTATTGGTATGGTTCATCAGCACTTTACCCTTGTTGAGGTTTTTGATGCTCTCCACAACATAATCCTCGGGATGGAGGGACACGGGCATTTTTCAAAAATAGATGTAGATAATGCCAGGAAAAAGCTTCAAAAGCTTATGGATGAATTGAACTTTCAAGTTCCCCTTGATGTTCCAGTTGAAAATCTCCCTGTTGGTGTTCAGCAGAGGATTGAGATCTTAAAAGTTTTGTACAGGAATGTTGATGTTCTTATACTGGATGAGCCAACTGCTGTGCTAACTCCTATTGAGGTTAGGGAGTTGTTTGATGTCTTGAGAACACTTAAAGAACAAGGAAAGACGATTATATTCATCAGCCACAAGCTCAGAGAAGTTATGGAAATAACCGACAGAGTCACCGTCCTCAGAAAGGGAGAAGTTATCGGAACAGTTAATACAAGCGAAGCAACCCCTCAGCTCTTGGCAAGGATGATGGTTGGCAGAGATGTCGTGCTGAGAATCCAAAAGCCCCCAAAAGAACCAGGGGAGCCCATTCTAAGAGTAGAGGACTTATGGGTGAAGGGAGACAGAGGAGAAGACGCCGTCAAGGGACTAAGCTTTGAAGTTAGGGCGGGAGAGATATTCGGAATAGCCGGTGTTGAAGGCAATGGCCAGACAGAGCTTATCGAAGCAATAACCGGACTGAGAAAAATTGAAAAGGGGAAAATAATTCTGAACGGAAAAGACATCACAGGCAGACCTCCAAAAGAGCTCTACAACCTTGGTGTAGCACATATTCCGGAGGATAGAACACATATGGGACTCATACTTGACATGACTGTTGCAGAAAATGCCGTTCTTGGACTGCACTGGAGGGAGGAGTTCACAGGGATACTAAACTCTATCAGGTGGAGCAATGTCAAGGAGCATGCTAAAAAGCTTATTGAGAAGTTTGACATAGTCGCTCCCGGTGTTGATGCACCTGTCAAAAGCTTAAGCGGTGGGAATCAGCAGAAGCTCATAGTTGCGAGAGAGGTCAGTAAAAATCCTGAATTAATAGTGGCATCCCAGCCAACCAGGGGAGTTGATGTTGCATCAACCGAGTACATCAGGAACTACCTTGTTAAGCTTAGAAATGAGAACAAAGCTGTCCTGCTTGTCTCTGCAGATCTGGATGAAGTTCTCCAGCTGAGCGATAGGATGGCTATAATGTATGAGGGTCAGTTCGTTGGCATAGTGAAGCCTGAAGAGGTAACAGAAGAACAGATTGGACTTATGATGGGAGGTATCAAAGATGAAAGCTGA
- the thiE gene encoding thiamine phosphate synthase has product MNLRKRLRLYVITDRRLRDEIETVNAALEGGATAIQMRIKNAPTGEMIRVGKELRKITKEYDALFFVDDRLDVALAVDADGVQLGPEDMPVYIARELAPNLIIGASVYSVEEALKAEKEKADYLGAGSVFPTKTKKDARVLGLEGLKKVVESVKIPVVAIGGINHENVRKVLEIGVDGIAVISAIVGAEDVKKAAEEMRRIIDEYLGGE; this is encoded by the coding sequence TTGAACCTTAGGAAAAGGCTCAGGCTTTATGTTATTACTGATAGAAGGCTCAGGGACGAGATAGAAACTGTGAATGCTGCACTGGAAGGAGGGGCGACTGCAATACAGATGAGGATCAAAAATGCACCGACTGGGGAGATGATAAGAGTTGGAAAAGAGCTCAGGAAGATAACAAAAGAATACGACGCACTGTTTTTTGTTGATGACAGGCTTGATGTGGCTTTAGCAGTTGATGCAGATGGCGTTCAGCTCGGTCCAGAAGACATGCCAGTTTATATAGCCAGAGAGCTTGCTCCAAACTTAATTATCGGGGCTTCAGTCTACAGTGTGGAGGAAGCTTTGAAAGCAGAAAAAGAAAAAGCCGATTACCTCGGCGCTGGCTCAGTCTTCCCAACAAAAACAAAGAAAGATGCCAGGGTTCTGGGTTTGGAGGGATTAAAAAAAGTAGTTGAATCAGTAAAAATCCCGGTTGTTGCGATAGGTGGGATAAACCACGAAAATGTTAGAAAAGTTCTGGAGATTGGTGTTGATGGGATAGCGGTTATCTCTGCCATAGTTGGTGCTGAGGACGTGAAAAAGGCAGCTGAAGAAATGAGGAGGATAATTGATGAATATCTGGGAGGTGAGTAG
- the eif1A gene encoding translation initiation factor eIF-1A — MARPRRDNRKVEGDEVIRVPLPEGNQLFGVVEQALGAGWMDVRCEDGKIRRCRIPGRLKRRMWIKVGDLVIVQPWPVQTDKRGDIVYRYTRTQVDWLIRKGKISQEFLTGGLTL, encoded by the coding sequence ATGGCAAGACCCAGAAGAGATAATAGAAAAGTTGAAGGGGATGAGGTTATCAGGGTTCCCCTTCCGGAAGGAAACCAGCTCTTTGGGGTTGTTGAACAGGCTTTAGGAGCTGGATGGATGGATGTTAGATGCGAAGACGGAAAAATCAGGAGATGCAGAATTCCCGGAAGGCTTAAGAGGAGGATGTGGATTAAGGTCGGGGACTTGGTGATAGTCCAGCCCTGGCCTGTGCAAACGGACAAGAGAGGCGATATTGTATATAGATATACAAGAACCCAAGTCGATTGGCTTATAAGAAAAGGAAAGATAAGTCAGGAGTTTTTAACCGGTGGATTAACGCTGTGA
- the cytX gene encoding putative hydroxymethylpyrimidine transporter CytX: protein MNGGYDIRPTSERTFTFLTLFAIWFGAGISIAEFWAGALLTPALSLLTAIAVIIIGHLIGNAVMGLIAIEGEETGVPTMVLSRGALGIKGSVLPSILNYLQLIGWTAIMLIVGANAMNAVSKHFGFESYALWVVLLGLLVTAWTYIGPKNWDKLEKAAAALLLVLSIWLTYVTLKQFSLNEILSKSGTGEMGTMLALDLVIAMPLSWAPLIADYSRFAKDKSSAFWGTYIGYFISSVLFYFVGALTNMAIGESDPIGIIAAYGIGIPAMLIIVFSTVTTTFLDVYSAAITYKNISPRADARKQVLLVGALGTLLALVFPVDQYESFLLLIGGAFVSLTAIMITDHFLVKKGYNAEELLDENGRFAGYNGKALIIWALGFVFYMLLAVEGLFNIYIPVLSDVGFKLGSSIPTFVLVSVLYYLSERW from the coding sequence ATGAATGGAGGGTATGATATAAGACCCACATCTGAAAGAACTTTCACATTCCTAACGCTCTTTGCAATCTGGTTCGGTGCTGGAATAAGCATTGCAGAGTTCTGGGCAGGAGCTTTGCTGACTCCAGCTCTGTCTTTGCTCACAGCAATAGCGGTGATAATAATTGGACATCTAATTGGCAATGCAGTTATGGGGTTAATAGCGATTGAAGGCGAAGAAACCGGAGTTCCAACGATGGTGCTTTCAAGAGGGGCATTAGGAATAAAGGGCTCAGTCCTTCCTTCAATTCTAAACTACCTCCAGCTCATAGGCTGGACTGCAATAATGCTGATCGTTGGAGCAAATGCAATGAATGCCGTCTCGAAGCACTTTGGTTTTGAAAGCTATGCTCTTTGGGTGGTTCTTCTCGGTTTGCTGGTAACTGCATGGACTTACATTGGACCAAAGAACTGGGATAAGCTGGAAAAAGCGGCGGCAGCTTTGCTCCTTGTGCTGAGCATTTGGCTAACTTATGTAACGCTGAAGCAGTTCTCACTCAACGAAATCTTATCAAAGTCCGGAACGGGCGAAATGGGAACGATGCTGGCTCTTGACTTAGTTATTGCAATGCCCCTTTCATGGGCACCCCTTATAGCAGATTATTCAAGATTCGCTAAGGACAAAAGTTCGGCATTCTGGGGAACTTACATAGGCTACTTTATCTCGTCAGTGCTGTTTTACTTCGTTGGAGCGCTGACAAATATGGCAATAGGGGAGAGCGACCCAATTGGGATAATAGCGGCATATGGAATCGGAATTCCCGCAATGCTGATAATAGTGTTCTCCACGGTGACCACGACTTTCCTCGATGTTTATTCAGCGGCAATAACCTACAAGAACATCTCACCAAGAGCAGATGCAAGAAAGCAAGTTCTGCTTGTTGGAGCATTGGGGACTTTGCTGGCTCTGGTATTTCCAGTTGATCAGTATGAAAGCTTTCTTCTGCTAATTGGGGGAGCATTTGTGTCTCTAACCGCAATAATGATAACAGACCACTTCCTCGTCAAGAAAGGGTACAATGCTGAAGAGCTTTTGGATGAAAACGGGAGGTTTGCAGGATACAATGGAAAAGCCCTGATAATCTGGGCGTTGGGATTTGTGTTCTACATGCTGCTTGCAGTTGAAGGGCTGTTTAACATCTACATTCCAGTTTTGAGTGATGTTGGCTTTAAGCTCGGCTCAAGCATTCCAACCTTCGTTTTGGTGAGCGTTCTTTACTATCTATCGGAGAGGTGGTAA